A portion of the Anoxybacillus gonensis genome contains these proteins:
- a CDS encoding ECF transporter S component encodes MRRFTLLVMFISLSVIGSLIKIPFTIGSIALDSAPAVVAAFLLGPTAAAVVASVGHIVSALFGGFPLGPFHILVAVEMAALLYVVGLLMRRGWFISSYVCFFIGNALIAPLPFVWIMSPAFVFSIIPSLMLATGVNVAIAVVVSKTLQRVWRERHA; translated from the coding sequence ATGAGGCGTTTCACGTTGCTCGTTATGTTTATTAGTTTATCCGTCATCGGTTCACTTATAAAAATCCCATTTACGATTGGAAGCATTGCATTAGATAGTGCACCGGCAGTTGTGGCTGCGTTTTTGCTCGGTCCAACAGCTGCTGCGGTTGTTGCAAGTGTTGGGCATATTGTATCTGCTCTATTTGGCGGATTTCCGCTTGGGCCTTTTCATATACTTGTGGCGGTGGAAATGGCAGCTCTTTTATACGTTGTCGGCTTATTAATGAGAAGAGGATGGTTCATTTCTAGTTATGTATGTTTTTTCATCGGTAATGCACTAATTGCACCGTTGCCTTTTGTATGGATCATGAGCCCAGCATTTGTATTTTCCATCATCCCTTCCCTTATGCTAGCTACGGGAGTCAATGTGGCGATTGCAGTTGTCGTTTCCAAAACGTTGCAACGAGTATGGAGGGAACGGCATGCGTGA
- the cobD gene encoding threonine-phosphate decarboxylase CobD, translating to MRLPAHGANPHRLYEAMQMNMPSLYIDFSVNVNPMQYEYILTEQQWLRWMSEYPEERSESLQTMIAERERVARGHVFVGNGAAQCIYLLAEQFAGQHIGIIEPTFTEYRRACEAYGCTVHSFMLDEHWQPPIEQIIESLPSLHALFVCHPNNPTGTIWPKETMYALLKAANDEGVYVIVDEAFYDFWLDGYSVSSFLHTFDRLIVLRSLTKMYRLAGVRLGYVLAHEHVVKKLTEKQPPWSVNTIAQQIGKQLLNDEAFVERTKTYIASERKRIFSQFTELGYRYSPSVVNFYMLHDETMTLFPFLLQHGIVARHTFNFQGLDGKYVRFAVRTKEENDRLLLCLRRWNK from the coding sequence TTGCGCTTGCCTGCACATGGGGCTAATCCACATCGTTTATATGAAGCGATGCAAATGAATATGCCAAGCTTATATATTGATTTTAGCGTCAATGTCAATCCAATGCAGTACGAATATATACTAACAGAACAGCAGTGGTTACGTTGGATGAGCGAATATCCAGAAGAGCGAAGCGAGTCGCTTCAAACGATGATTGCTGAACGAGAGCGTGTCGCGCGCGGCCATGTATTTGTCGGAAATGGTGCTGCCCAATGCATTTATTTGCTTGCTGAACAATTTGCCGGTCAACATATTGGTATCATTGAGCCGACGTTTACAGAATATCGTCGCGCCTGTGAAGCTTACGGTTGTACCGTTCACTCGTTTATGTTAGACGAACATTGGCAACCACCGATTGAACAAATCATAGAAAGCTTGCCGTCTTTACACGCGCTATTCGTTTGTCATCCGAACAATCCAACAGGCACGATATGGCCGAAAGAAACGATGTATGCTTTATTAAAAGCAGCAAATGATGAAGGGGTATATGTCATTGTCGATGAAGCGTTTTACGATTTTTGGCTCGATGGTTATTCCGTTTCTTCTTTTTTGCACACATTTGATCGTTTAATTGTGCTACGGTCATTAACGAAAATGTACCGATTGGCAGGTGTACGGCTCGGTTATGTATTAGCGCATGAGCATGTCGTAAAAAAGTTAACGGAAAAACAACCGCCATGGAGCGTGAACACGATCGCTCAACAAATCGGAAAACAATTATTGAACGATGAGGCATTTGTTGAACGAACAAAAACATACATCGCTTCAGAGCGAAAACGAATATTTTCACAGTTTACTGAGCTCGGTTATCGCTATTCACCGTCTGTTGTCAATTTTTATATGTTGCATGATGAGACGATGACACTTTTTCCTTTTTTGTTGCAACACGGCATTGTCGCTCGTCATACGTTTAATTTTCAAGGACTGGACGGAAAATATGTTCGTTTTGCGGTTCGAACGAAAGAAGAGAATGATCGGCTCCTGCTTTGTTTAAGGCGGTGGAATAAATGA
- a CDS encoding adenosylcobinamide amidohydrolase, whose amino-acid sequence MIDVKDVSYRYGEKQVLRHVSFTVYEGEFFGILGPNGSGKTTLMKLLSRELALQQGDIFVCGQHIETYKPKQYAKLIATLPQHTDVSFGYTVKEMVELGRYPYQSTLFPKWTKEDEQVVSDSLHAVTLAHKQHALLEQLSGGERQRAALARALAQQPRVLLLDEPTNHMDVAQQFKLLNLLKQSKLTIVAIFHDINIASLYCDRLLFLRDGEAVACGTPKELLNESMIASVFETNMKRYEHPVLPKPLVTFVPFLEQPMNDVLWHVKQKETMIVIETAKPFKVLSSALVGGGTRWATTFVNRHVPLDYRCDDAKKEMIQFLRQHGFDEQWTVGMMTAVYVNDVAFASAHEDVRLFVAVTAGVGNAVDSAQAWRRTDVVASPGTINTFIFIDAHLSEAAFVQALMTATEAKAKALYDKQVIDPQTHTIATGTSTDSTVIAASQQGTYYEYAGTITSIGKQIARFVYEATQTAIDRYRQRKGDGR is encoded by the coding sequence ATGATTGATGTGAAAGACGTTTCGTATCGATATGGTGAAAAACAAGTATTACGACATGTTTCATTTACAGTATATGAAGGAGAGTTTTTCGGTATTTTAGGTCCGAACGGATCAGGAAAAACGACGCTAATGAAACTGTTAAGTCGCGAACTTGCTTTACAGCAAGGGGACATTTTTGTTTGTGGTCAACATATTGAAACATATAAGCCGAAACAATATGCAAAATTGATCGCTACGTTGCCGCAACATACAGATGTTTCGTTCGGATATACAGTGAAAGAAATGGTTGAGCTCGGTCGCTATCCTTATCAATCAACTCTTTTTCCGAAATGGACAAAGGAAGATGAGCAAGTGGTTAGTGATTCACTCCATGCGGTGACATTGGCGCATAAACAACATGCTTTATTAGAGCAGTTAAGCGGTGGAGAACGTCAGCGCGCTGCACTTGCTCGAGCGCTGGCGCAACAACCGCGCGTATTGCTCCTAGATGAACCGACGAACCATATGGATGTGGCACAACAATTTAAATTGCTTAATTTGTTAAAGCAATCGAAGCTGACGATCGTTGCTATTTTCCATGATATAAACATTGCATCGCTTTATTGCGATCGTCTTCTTTTTTTGCGAGATGGAGAAGCCGTTGCATGTGGTACACCGAAAGAGTTGTTAAATGAATCGATGATTGCATCCGTATTTGAAACAAACATGAAACGATATGAGCATCCGGTGTTGCCAAAACCGCTTGTGACGTTCGTTCCGTTTTTAGAGCAGCCTATGAATGATGTGCTATGGCATGTCAAGCAAAAGGAAACGATGATCGTCATTGAAACAGCAAAACCGTTTAAAGTGCTTTCCTCTGCGCTCGTTGGCGGCGGAACGCGCTGGGCAACGACGTTTGTCAATCGGCATGTGCCGCTTGATTATCGTTGTGATGATGCAAAGAAAGAGATGATTCAATTTTTGCGACAACACGGTTTTGATGAGCAGTGGACCGTTGGGATGATGACCGCTGTTTATGTAAATGATGTCGCGTTTGCGTCTGCTCATGAAGATGTTCGCCTTTTTGTTGCCGTAACGGCTGGGGTTGGAAATGCGGTTGATAGTGCACAGGCGTGGCGCCGTACAGATGTAGTCGCTTCTCCGGGAACGATTAATACGTTCATTTTTATTGATGCGCATTTATCAGAAGCCGCGTTTGTGCAGGCGTTAATGACCGCAACAGAAGCAAAAGCAAAGGCGCTGTACGATAAACAAGTCATCGATCCCCAAACCCACACAATTGCGACAGGAACATCGACAGATTCGACGGTCATCGCTGCATCTCAACAAGGAACGTATTATGAATACGCTGGAACGATTACATCGATTGGTAAACAAATCGCTCGTTTCGTATATGAAGCGACGCAAACAGCCATTGATCGCTACCGACAGCGAAAGGGTGACGGTCGATGA
- a CDS encoding bifunctional adenosylcobinamide kinase/adenosylcobinamide-phosphate guanylyltransferase translates to MHFVSGGAFQGKRKWVNAHYSFTHTSYSWYCAYENMFPLPHDETAAVVVLEGIEHWIREYFFPYTDDEKEAIRSYMCAWKQWEQAGERTVVWIGCDIGQGIVPIEAHERAWRDMVGWTYQQLASICNRVDYVWCGINERIK, encoded by the coding sequence ATGCATTTCGTTAGCGGCGGTGCATTTCAAGGGAAGCGAAAATGGGTAAATGCCCATTATTCATTCACGCATACATCATACAGTTGGTATTGCGCGTATGAAAATATGTTTCCGCTTCCACATGACGAAACCGCGGCTGTTGTTGTGCTTGAAGGAATAGAACATTGGATTCGCGAATATTTTTTTCCTTATACGGACGATGAAAAAGAAGCGATCCGATCGTATATGTGTGCGTGGAAGCAATGGGAACAAGCGGGAGAACGGACGGTCGTTTGGATTGGTTGCGATATTGGGCAAGGTATCGTGCCGATCGAAGCGCATGAACGAGCATGGAGAGATATGGTTGGCTGGACGTATCAACAGTTAGCGAGCATATGCAACCGTGTCGATTACGTATGGTGTGGAATCAATGAACGAATCAAATAG
- a CDS encoding adenosylcobinamide-GDP ribazoletransferase gives MAMWRGVMLAAQFLTVFPLRMQVDWNERTARAAVLSFPFVGAMIGAFLVALYMFMFHHVSVLVLSFLLMFFSIFLSGGLHADGWMDCSDAYFSYRDRQRRLDIMSDSRVGAFAVLSILFLLGFRFVFMFETVAHMSLFSLFCLPLLSRLGMTLLLLTTPLAKQTGMAAAFRQHVDHRYVPFVMAYAFIVLLSSETIILFLALMLFYVVARAFAMKQFGGITGDVLGAFVEGGETFLWLVIWLLHTFAIL, from the coding sequence ATGGCCATGTGGCGTGGTGTAATGTTGGCTGCACAATTTTTAACTGTGTTTCCGCTTCGTATGCAAGTGGATTGGAATGAGCGAACAGCGCGCGCGGCTGTTCTGTCGTTTCCGTTCGTCGGTGCGATGATTGGAGCGTTTCTCGTTGCTTTGTACATGTTCATGTTTCATCATGTGTCTGTGCTCGTCTTATCATTTTTGCTCATGTTTTTTTCTATCTTTCTTTCCGGAGGTTTGCATGCTGACGGATGGATGGATTGTAGCGATGCGTATTTTTCATATCGCGATCGACAGCGCCGTCTAGATATTATGAGCGATTCGCGTGTCGGGGCGTTTGCGGTGCTCTCCATTTTATTTTTACTTGGTTTCCGTTTCGTTTTTATGTTTGAGACCGTTGCGCACATGTCGTTGTTTTCTCTTTTTTGCCTTCCGTTACTTTCACGTCTTGGCATGACGTTGCTTTTATTGACGACGCCACTTGCGAAACAGACAGGGATGGCAGCAGCATTTCGTCAACATGTCGATCACCGCTACGTACCTTTCGTTATGGCCTACGCATTCATTGTTTTGTTATCGAGTGAAACGATCATATTGTTTTTGGCGCTTATGTTGTTTTATGTTGTCGCGCGTGCGTTTGCTATGAAGCAATTCGGTGGAATTACAGGCGATGTGCTTGGGGCGTTTGTGGAAGGAGGCGAAACGTTTTTATGGCTCGTCATTTGGCTATTACATACGTTCGCCATTTTATAA
- a CDS encoding FecCD family ABC transporter permease, with translation MPKSFIQTFLNNYMSASLIATIALLLGVSIGSQSIPFSSIWETVLHQLFHTPTNVPATVSQIIVAIRLPRVILAFLIGASLALAGVAFQGLLKNVLADPYTIGVSSGAAVGAVLVFFFQLQFSLLGRFTLPIVSIIFALVTLLFVLLFARLAERNMAMETIVLIGIIINAFFGSLISLMVAFSGEELRQVISWLMGSVAMRGWSYVSLFVPFFIIGSLGLFAHIRELNAFSFGERVAANIGVHLLQKKLAILLSASLLTGGAVAVSGTIGFVGLVIPHMTRLICGANHRKLLPLSFLYGGTFLVLADVVARTIVSPRELPIGVITSLIGAPLFAILLFKSLRRKTGST, from the coding sequence TTGCCAAAGTCGTTTATCCAGACATTTTTAAATAATTACATGAGCGCATCGCTTATTGCAACGATTGCCTTGTTATTAGGGGTATCGATTGGATCACAATCGATTCCCTTTTCTTCTATATGGGAGACGGTATTACATCAGTTGTTTCATACGCCGACAAATGTTCCTGCCACCGTTTCGCAAATTATTGTTGCGATTCGTTTACCGAGAGTGATACTCGCCTTTCTGATCGGGGCATCATTAGCACTGGCAGGGGTAGCGTTTCAAGGACTTTTGAAAAACGTTCTTGCCGATCCGTATACAATCGGGGTATCGTCTGGGGCAGCCGTTGGCGCAGTGCTCGTCTTTTTCTTTCAGCTTCAGTTTTCGCTTCTCGGACGTTTTACGCTCCCGATCGTTAGCATTATATTTGCGCTCGTGACATTATTGTTTGTTTTATTATTTGCACGGCTTGCGGAACGAAATATGGCGATGGAGACGATTGTTTTAATCGGTATTATCATAAATGCGTTTTTCGGTTCGCTCATTTCGCTTATGGTCGCTTTTAGCGGCGAAGAATTGCGTCAAGTCATTAGCTGGCTCATGGGGAGCGTGGCGATGCGCGGCTGGTCGTACGTGTCTTTATTTGTTCCGTTTTTTATCATCGGTTCTCTCGGTTTATTTGCACATATTCGGGAGTTAAACGCTTTTTCATTCGGTGAACGGGTCGCTGCCAATATTGGTGTACATTTGTTACAAAAAAAGCTAGCGATTTTACTTAGCGCCTCCTTGCTTACAGGAGGGGCGGTAGCGGTATCGGGAACGATCGGATTTGTCGGGCTCGTTATTCCGCATATGACTCGCCTTATTTGCGGGGCGAATCATCGAAAATTGTTGCCGCTCTCCTTTTTATACGGCGGAACGTTTTTAGTATTAGCGGATGTCGTCGCGCGAACGATCGTTTCACCGCGAGAGTTGCCGATCGGGGTCATTACCTCTCTCATCGGTGCCCCTTTATTTGCAATATTGTTGTTTAAAAGTTTAAGACGGAAGACGGGATCAACATGA
- a CDS encoding histidine phosphatase family protein, producing the protein MARHLAITYVRHFITKENEAKQYIGWTNVPVIERKNVSHELKPEIVMTSDLLRCRQTAHLLFPNHVIECSYRWRELNFGDFEGKTYEQLQTVKAYHRWLDDPFRYAPPNGETLPQFEARIEQAVSDAIHRSVSHLVVVTHGGVIRYILSKYAPDIRPFWEWHVPFGEGVTLYNTKERWEERKRCISLAAVHFKGSENG; encoded by the coding sequence ATGGCTCGTCATTTGGCTATTACATACGTTCGCCATTTTATAACGAAAGAAAATGAAGCGAAACAATATATCGGCTGGACGAATGTGCCGGTAATTGAGCGAAAAAATGTGTCGCATGAGCTGAAACCAGAAATCGTTATGACAAGCGATTTGCTCCGCTGTCGCCAAACGGCGCATTTGTTGTTTCCGAATCACGTCATTGAATGTTCTTATCGTTGGCGAGAACTGAATTTTGGTGATTTTGAAGGAAAAACATATGAACAATTGCAAACAGTCAAAGCATATCACCGTTGGTTAGATGATCCGTTTCGCTATGCGCCTCCAAATGGTGAGACGCTTCCTCAGTTTGAAGCTCGTATTGAACAAGCTGTTAGCGATGCGATTCATCGGTCCGTTTCACATCTTGTCGTTGTGACGCACGGCGGGGTCATTCGTTATATATTATCGAAGTACGCACCGGACATTCGTCCGTTTTGGGAATGGCACGTTCCGTTTGGCGAAGGAGTGACGCTTTATAATACGAAGGAACGATGGGAGGAGAGAAAGCGATGCATTTCGTTAGCGGCGGTGCATTTCAAGGGAAGCGAAAATGGGTAA
- a CDS encoding ABC transporter substrate-binding protein has product MKKWKQYVWLLALVLTLGLAACSNNAEPAKETKQEAKTEEAAFPVTVKDAVGDVTIEKEPTKIVSLIPSNTEIAYALGLGDKIVGVSDFDNYPEDVKNKEKIGGMEFNVEKIISLQPDIVLAHASSAHNSEEGLKQLKDAGITVIVVPNATSFNDVYASIELIGKATGKEKEAADVVQQMKQKIDAIAEKAKEVKEEATVWVEVSPAPEIYTAGKGTFMDEMLTIIHAKNAAGDQEGWPMFTEEDAVALNPDVIITTYGYYTPNAVEQVLARPAWKDVPAIKNKRVYDVNSDLVSRPGPRLAEGVEEIAKVVYPDIFK; this is encoded by the coding sequence ATGAAAAAATGGAAACAATATGTGTGGCTTCTTGCGCTCGTATTGACGCTCGGATTAGCCGCGTGCAGCAATAACGCGGAGCCAGCGAAAGAAACGAAGCAAGAGGCGAAAACAGAGGAGGCTGCATTTCCGGTTACGGTAAAAGATGCGGTTGGCGATGTCACGATTGAAAAAGAACCGACAAAAATCGTTTCACTCATTCCGAGCAATACAGAAATTGCATACGCGTTAGGGCTTGGCGACAAAATTGTCGGTGTAAGCGATTTTGATAACTATCCAGAAGATGTGAAAAACAAAGAAAAAATTGGTGGCATGGAGTTTAATGTTGAAAAAATTATTTCACTTCAACCAGACATTGTGCTTGCGCATGCATCAAGCGCTCACAATTCTGAGGAAGGATTAAAGCAATTAAAAGATGCAGGCATTACAGTGATTGTTGTGCCAAACGCCACATCGTTCAACGATGTATATGCGTCGATTGAATTGATCGGGAAAGCGACAGGGAAAGAGAAAGAGGCAGCCGATGTTGTGCAGCAAATGAAGCAAAAAATTGATGCCATTGCGGAAAAAGCAAAAGAAGTAAAAGAAGAAGCAACCGTTTGGGTGGAAGTTTCTCCTGCACCTGAAATTTATACGGCTGGAAAAGGAACGTTTATGGATGAAATGTTAACGATCATTCATGCGAAAAATGCAGCAGGCGATCAAGAAGGATGGCCGATGTTTACAGAAGAAGATGCGGTGGCGTTAAATCCAGATGTCATTATTACGACATACGGTTATTACACACCGAACGCTGTCGAGCAAGTGCTCGCTCGCCCAGCTTGGAAAGATGTCCCTGCAATTAAAAATAAACGAGTATACGATGTCAATTCTGATTTAGTTTCTCGTCCAGGACCACGTTTAGCTGAAGGGGTCGAAGAAATTGCCAAAGTCGTTTATCCAGACATTTTTAAATAA
- the cbiB gene encoding adenosylcobinamide-phosphate synthase CbiB: MTHIWAVWLALLLDRIFADPRRFHPVCWIGQMIAFMDRRLNKGKWRKGKGIFTLFVVCAVTLIISYGLIASAYRLSFIFGIFIEAIIIFTSIAPTSLANAAYDVLDPLEKGDIDEARKNVGMIVGRDTKTLQQEGIVRACVETVAENTSDGVTAPLFYAFIGGGALAMLYRAVNTCDSMLGYKNERYAQFGWASARLDDVLNYIPARLTAFVMLFVHRANKREWKLLFRDARNHPSPNSGWCEAAMAALLHVQLGGVNTYHGVICVRPTIGDASVPLAARHIKRAVAIMIRTTVAFTIGGSLLALACTWG, translated from the coding sequence ATGACGCACATATGGGCTGTGTGGCTTGCGCTTTTGCTCGATCGCATATTTGCTGATCCTCGCCGCTTTCATCCTGTTTGTTGGATTGGGCAAATGATTGCGTTCATGGATCGTCGTTTGAACAAAGGAAAATGGAGAAAAGGAAAAGGAATATTCACGCTGTTTGTCGTTTGTGCGGTGACGTTAATCATAAGTTACGGACTAATTGCTAGCGCCTACCGACTTTCATTTATATTCGGGATATTCATTGAAGCAATAATCATTTTTACTTCGATTGCGCCGACAAGTTTAGCGAACGCAGCGTATGATGTCCTCGATCCGTTAGAAAAAGGGGATATTGATGAAGCGCGAAAAAATGTCGGGATGATTGTCGGGCGTGATACAAAAACGTTGCAGCAAGAAGGGATCGTACGTGCATGTGTGGAAACAGTAGCCGAAAATACGAGCGACGGAGTAACTGCCCCTCTTTTTTATGCTTTTATTGGCGGGGGAGCGTTAGCGATGTTGTATCGCGCCGTAAATACGTGCGATTCGATGCTCGGCTATAAAAACGAACGATATGCTCAATTTGGTTGGGCATCGGCTCGATTAGATGATGTACTCAATTACATTCCTGCTAGACTGACAGCGTTCGTTATGCTATTTGTTCATCGTGCGAATAAACGAGAATGGAAACTATTATTTCGCGATGCTCGTAATCACCCAAGTCCAAATAGCGGATGGTGCGAAGCGGCGATGGCCGCGTTGTTACATGTTCAACTCGGAGGAGTGAACACATATCACGGTGTCATATGTGTCCGACCAACGATTGGAGATGCGTCTGTTCCGCTGGCTGCTCGGCACATTAAACGAGCGGTGGCAATCATGATACGCACGACCGTTGCTTTTACGATAGGAGGGAGTTTGCTTGCGCTTGCCTGCACATGGGGCTAA
- a CDS encoding histidinol-phosphatase, with protein sequence MLTDYHNHLERGTLTLDYLKQFTDEAARKGIEHFGISEHAYHFYQTKNILSNAWIEERRYYDMADYVRLFHEAWNAGIDVKMSIEMDYTPGKHEEMAQFIRAYDFDYVIGSIHWVDDFGIDLAEFRKEWDRRDLYDTYRKYFDQVVTLAESNLFDIIGHLDLVKIFKYVPEDEEFLLEQYDRATTALANSKTCVEISTAGLRKPVGELYPDPRLLQMCYDKGIPIVLSSDAHVPQDVGADYDRAIALAKTVGYTEIMTFSKGQRKAVPLG encoded by the coding sequence ATGTTAACAGATTACCATAATCATTTAGAGCGCGGGACGTTAACGCTCGACTATTTGAAGCAATTTACGGACGAAGCCGCGCGAAAAGGCATTGAACATTTCGGTATTTCCGAACATGCGTATCACTTTTATCAAACGAAAAACATTTTATCGAATGCGTGGATTGAAGAGCGACGCTATTATGATATGGCTGATTACGTTCGTTTATTTCACGAAGCGTGGAATGCTGGAATTGATGTGAAAATGTCGATTGAAATGGACTACACGCCAGGTAAACATGAAGAAATGGCGCAATTTATTCGCGCTTACGATTTTGACTATGTCATCGGCTCGATTCATTGGGTGGATGACTTTGGCATTGATTTAGCTGAGTTTCGAAAAGAATGGGATCGTCGTGATCTATATGATACATACCGAAAATATTTCGATCAAGTCGTGACGTTAGCTGAATCGAACTTATTTGATATCATCGGTCATTTGGATTTAGTAAAAATTTTTAAATACGTGCCAGAAGATGAGGAATTTTTGCTTGAACAGTACGATCGGGCAACGACAGCACTAGCAAACTCGAAAACGTGCGTAGAAATTAGTACAGCAGGATTGCGTAAACCAGTCGGAGAGCTATACCCTGATCCTCGTCTACTGCAAATGTGCTATGACAAAGGCATTCCGATTGTGCTATCGTCTGATGCGCACGTTCCTCAAGATGTCGGGGCGGATTATGATCGAGCGATCGCTCTCGCAAAAACAGTCGGTTACACTGAAATTATGACGTTTTCTAAAGGACAACGAAAAGCCGTTCCGCTTGGATAA
- a CDS encoding cob(I)yrinic acid a,c-diamide adenosyltransferase yields MKLYTKTGDKGQTSLVGGRVDKNDVRVEAYGTIDEANSVIGWAMTLLQDEKFRDIYEELQRIQHELFDCGGDLAIVGEKMPYKVKADMVTFLEERIDAYIQQAPPLERFILPGGSPQAAALHMARTVTRRAERCVVALMKQQQTNEVVLQYMNRLSDYLFAIARVVNARLHVKDVEYERSAIVFRDKNEKKGESE; encoded by the coding sequence ATGAAGTTATATACAAAAACAGGTGATAAAGGACAAACGAGTTTAGTTGGAGGGCGAGTCGATAAAAACGATGTACGTGTTGAAGCGTATGGAACGATTGATGAAGCGAATTCTGTCATCGGTTGGGCAATGACGTTATTACAGGATGAGAAGTTTCGCGACATTTATGAAGAATTGCAACGCATTCAACATGAACTTTTTGATTGTGGTGGTGATTTAGCTATTGTCGGTGAAAAAATGCCATACAAAGTAAAAGCGGACATGGTGACGTTTTTAGAGGAACGTATCGATGCATATATTCAACAAGCTCCGCCGCTTGAACGGTTTATTTTGCCGGGAGGTTCGCCACAAGCAGCAGCTTTGCATATGGCACGTACCGTGACGCGAAGAGCAGAACGTTGTGTCGTTGCGCTGATGAAGCAACAACAAACGAATGAAGTCGTCTTACAATATATGAATCGTTTATCAGACTATTTATTTGCGATTGCACGCGTTGTTAACGCTCGTTTACACGTAAAAGACGTAGAATATGAACGAAGCGCCATCGTGTTTCGTGATAAAAATGAAAAAAAGGGTGAATCGGAATGA
- a CDS encoding bifunctional adenosylcobinamide kinase/adenosylcobinamide-phosphate guanylyltransferase, protein MIVFISGGVRSGKSSFAEQCAKMMAETTHSLHYIATAIRTDEEMEARIAHHQKQRKRDRWQTWEQPYDLDRIIYMFCKRDIVLLDCLTNLWANELFRDHIWDVHGKVPRIVQQIKQLSDKAKGLIIVSNEVFYDGVPNERGTYMYMHGLGLLHQHLVTLSDVAILMRYGLPIVKKGRWPCGVV, encoded by the coding sequence ATGATCGTATTTATTAGCGGTGGAGTGCGCAGCGGAAAATCTTCATTTGCAGAACAATGTGCAAAAATGATGGCGGAAACAACACATTCACTTCATTATATTGCGACAGCGATACGCACAGATGAAGAAATGGAAGCGCGCATTGCTCATCATCAAAAACAACGAAAACGTGATCGGTGGCAAACGTGGGAACAACCGTATGATCTCGATCGCATCATTTATATGTTTTGTAAACGTGATATCGTCTTGCTTGATTGCTTGACAAATTTATGGGCAAATGAGTTGTTTCGCGATCATATATGGGATGTACATGGAAAAGTACCGCGCATCGTTCAACAAATAAAACAGTTAAGTGACAAAGCTAAAGGACTAATCATTGTAAGTAATGAAGTGTTTTATGACGGTGTACCTAATGAACGAGGAACGTATATGTATATGCACGGTCTCGGTTTATTGCACCAACATCTTGTTACATTAAGCGATGTGGCGATTTTGATGCGTTACGGATTGCCAATTGTAAAGAAAGGAAGATGGCCATGTGGCGTGGTGTAA